The genome window GCCATGAACGCCTGAGATGCCGGTTTGAAAGAGACTCCAGAGGATAGCGGTGATATCGGAAAAACCAATCAACCATTTGGGATTGCTGAGTAATTCATCCCAACTCCAATCTTCTAGAATTCTCGCACCCCCGTAACCGCCTCTGGCACAGAGAATCGCACGACACTCCGGATCTTTCCAGGCGTCTGCTAATTGCTGCCGGCGATCTTCATCGTTGCCGGCTAAATAACCCCACCGGCTATCGTAACCGGGACTCAGTTCCACTCCATATCCCCGATTTCGCCAAATTTCCACTGCTTTCTCAAAGGCTTCAAATTCTCGTAGACACCCACTCGGCGCAATTACCCGCAGTAGATCGCCTGGTTTGAGTGCCGGTGGCAGTTGAATTTTAGAATTGAGATTGGGGATTTGGGATTGCATTTTATCGGGATAAAGATTTTATAACCACAGATTCCGCAGGTGAAACTTGAATGTGCTTTGCTCGTCATTCAAGTTTCACTTGCGTCCACAGATAAACACAGATAGCACAGATAGATTGTCTGTTATGGCCGATGTTTATCTGCGGTTTCATTTAAGAACTTGGGTTGGCAAGCTGTTTAATAGTTTGGAACCATTGTTCCATACGATCACCCAATGCTTCTAAAGAATATTCTGTTTCTGCTTGCCGCCGGCACTCTAAACGGTCAATTTCATCTAAGCGCTTAATTGCATTGACTAAGCCTTCGACACTATCTGGTTCTACTAAAAAGCCGGTTTTGCCATCTTGGACTATTTCAGCCGGCCCTCCGCGCCGATAAGCAATCACCGGCACTCCACACGCTAGCGCCTCGATTGCCACATTTCCAAATGCTTCCACCCAGCGCGGCGTCATTAGCATTGCCTGACATTTTCCTAACTGTTCTTGCAGCTTTTGAGTTGAGAAAAATCCCATATATTCCACCGGCGCATCCGGATACTCTTGACAAATCTGCTTCCAATATGCATCATCCTGCATTTTGCCAAATATTTTCAGGGGAATGCCGGCAATTTGAGCCGCCGCGACGGCATCTTCTAGGGCTTTTTCTGGGGCAATTCGACCTAACCAAGCCAACTGAGGAGCGGGAGAAGCACAAAAATCGTAAAGGGATAAATCAACGCCACTGCCTAAAACCTCGCACCATGACGAGTTGAGTTCAGAAGATTTTAAAGCAAAGGTTTCTGCCTGAGACTTTGTGTAAAGACCAATTGTACCGGGAAACTGAATTGCCACCTGTTCAACGATTTGATCCATCGCATCAGAGAGCGATCCCATACTGACAAAATGCGCGATGGGACAATTAAAAAAAGGCGTTAGATAAAAAGGCAACCAATCGTAAGCAAAATTAACAATTAAATCGTAATTTCCTTGAATTTGGCGAGCACACTCCCACATATTTGCCAGTAAAGAATTTCCCGGCATACAAATCAAAGCGTCGCGTTCCTGAGTTTGGGCTGTGATTTGCAATTCGCCGGCTATTTCTTTAATTGGAAATGAATCTAAACGAGAGCCTGCCGGCGCGACAATATCCAAATGATGCCCTCGCCGGTGCATTTCCAGGGCAATATTATACAAAGTCAGTTCCACTCCGCCGCCGAGTCCTGAACCCAATTGCCCAACAGGTGTGGAAAGAAATAGAAGTTTGAGTGAGTTTATAGATTTACCAGTCACGATTTGCGTTTTTTGTTCAGTACGATTAGTTGCTCAATCCTTAAATTTATCCTGCCCTGATACTCTTTCACCCTCTCAAAACTCAAAATTGGGCATGGGGCAAGGCTTCGCCAACAAGAACGGTAGGGGCATTGGGCATTCAAAAGTAAAAACTCAAAACTCCCCAGTAGAGTCTTCCGGCGGATTTGCAGAATTTGACCGGCTGGTTCGATTTTCTCCAACCGGCAACCCACGTATATTGCTCAACTGCGCTAATGCCCAGTTAGCGGTTTCGCGCACTTCATCGTCTGGATCGTCAATCGCGTGACGCAATATCTGACTCATTTGAGAAACTAATTCATAAATACGGGTTAAGTCCCGAATTGCATTTTTTCGCACTTCAGCATTATCATCTTGCAGAGAAACTGCTAAAGCTCGGTTCATCGGTTTAAGGGTGCGGGTGCCAATTTCAGATAAAGCTGCCAGGATCAAGCTGCGCTGCTTGGAATCTGAATCTACCATCAAATTCACCAAAGGCTGTACGGCGCGGGAGTCTCCCCGTTGCCCCAGTTCCCAAATTGCTTTACGTCGCTTCGCCGGATCGGGCTTTTGTAAATCTTTGATCAATTCGTCAATTATATCGATTTTCTGAAGGCGAGTGATTTCTTCAACGGCTAAAAATTCTGGTGGAGTTGAGTCTACCGGCTCTTTTTCATCCCTTTTTTCTGAGCCGGTTGCACCTAATTCAGGATAGCCGTTACTGTCATAATTATGCTGGCGAATGCCTGAATTGGTTGCTTTATGATGTAGATTATGCGAGTTTTCAGACTCAGCCGGCCCTGGATGTTGGGGAGTTCGCGATGGCCGGCTATCGGGATCTAAATCCTCTTCGTCTTCGCCAGAACGCATGAGCAAATTAAATATCCCTGCGACAATTCCAGCAACCACAATTACACCGAAACCAAGCAATAACCATTTTGTTTTGCCTTGCAGCAACTTTGAAAGGTTAGATTTTGAATTCGATGCTTTTTGAGCGTCTGGGGAAGGGGCGGGTTTTGCTTGGTTTTGGGCGATTTGCAAGCGATCCCAAGTTGTGGAACCGACAACCCCATCCGCTTCTAAACCGGCACCGGCTTGAAATTGCGCGACGGCTTCGGCTGTCGTGGCTTCATAGACGCCATTCTCGGCACCGCTGTAGTATCCCAAAGTTTTCAGCGTCTTTTGCAGTTCTCGCACTGCCGGGTGCCGATCGCCTGGTCCGAGGGGAGGGCGTTCTATGCCGGCGGGGGCGTTTGCTTGAGCCACTTGCAGGGAGTTCAGAACCACTGCGCCCTCTAGGGGCGTTATCGAAATTTCCCCGGTTCGGTTTGGGTGAATGAATCCTTTGGCTGGACTGGGCGCAAAACCCAGGCAACTAGCGCAGGTAACGAGCAACACGGTGGAGCGGTAAAGCACCATATTCTAACGCGGGGGTGGGGGAGTCAACCAGCGTGAGCGATTCAGGTGTAATTAAGCTAGCTCAATCCTACCCGTTATGCATCCTGCACGAATCACAGATCATCTGTGGCTGCTGCTGGTGGAACTTTGATTTTCGATGATTTCGGTTTGTTTTTGGAGTTACCTATCAAAAATCTAAAATCATTAACCAGCTAGCCGCGCCGGTTCATCGACCTGTTGCCGGTCAGATTAGATCGGCTGAGGTTAAATCTCCGTTTCGGATTCCGCGATGCGGATCGTCACCGGCAGCTCAACCGATTTGCTCTCAGACGATTGTAGCAGGAGTCGATTTTCAGCAGCAGTTTCCTCCGCAGAGGCAATGGTTTGACCCACTGTACGCCCTAGTCTCAGCTTTTGGGCTATCGTATCACGTTGATTGATTAAGTAAATACTCACAATTGTTAGGCAAACCCCAATCGATTGCAGGGGACTGAGAACTTCCGCTAAGAATAAGTTTCCAAATAATAGGGCAAACACCGGCGTCAGAAAGGTCAGGGCACTCAAACTGGTGAGGCTGCCGGTGGAGGCAAAGTAAAAGAATAAGCCGTAAGCCAGGGCACTGCCAAAAATCGTTGCATAGGCTAAAGCTGCCCAACCTGAGAGATCAATATTCACCCACTGCTGGGATTCTGTGCCGGCTGAAAGGGTAAGCAAGGCGATTCCACCTAAAATCATGTGCCAGCCGGTGGCGACAACGGCATCGGCATACCGGCACACGTAGCGAATCGTTACCGTCCCCACCGCCATTGACAGCGCCGCCAGCAGCATCAGCCATTCCCCGTTCTCAAATAAGTTCTCAATTTCCACCGGCACCGATGCGATCCCCTGTTGGAACAGGCCCAAAATCCATTCATCGGGCAAGCCTATCAGCGCGATCCCCACGACGCCAACCCCCAGCCCCAGCCAGCCCCAGAAGCCAATACGCTCACCAAATAGCCACCACGATAAAATAGCCACGGCTAGGGGTTGCGAGTCAATCATCACCGATCCCAACCCTGCGCCGGTTCTCAGCAATCCCTCGGCTAAAAAACCTTGAAACATTGCCCCATCTACCAGGGCAAAAAAGGCCACCCACAACCATGCCCCCCAGCCTTTTAAAGCCGGCCTACCCATCATTGCGGCTGCGATCAGAACTAAGACGCCTGCCGGTAGCAAACGCACTCCTGCCATGAATAGCGGCGTTGTGTTCGGGATGACGCCTTTCATCGCCACCATTGCGGTTCCCCACAGGAAAAACGGTGCGATTAGCAGCAGTGTTGCCAGAGGCAGTTTCGATTCACTCAGTCTTAGATACATGGGGTTTAGCGATAAAATAGGGCGTTTGGAAAGGATTGCAAAAGCTGCCGGCTGTGGAAGTCTTCAATACGATCTTTCGCTTCCTGCAAGGGCAAATAGCGCCCTAAGCCTGAACTGCGAAGTCGAACGTTGATTTCTCTCATTGTACCCAATCGTATAATTATGTTAAGAAATGCTACTAAAGATGTCTAGACTTTAGAGTATCGTGTTAACGCTGTGATATCGACGATTTAACCGCGTGCCCGCTCAGCAGAATGCCGACAACTCGATAATATTCAGGCAAACTAGAATAAGCACGCAATTAATCGCGTGCGCTCTTGTGGCAAGTCCTGAGAGTTCTTCGACCGATTGGGCAACCTGGAAGTATTTATACTCAGCCGCTCCCATCTGGCCACCGTTCGCAAAAGTGATGAGTGATACATTCAAAACTCAAAACTTAAAACACTTGATATTAACTGACTCACAACCGCTGTTTGACCGCCCATGATTTGGCCATTTAACAAGTTTCGCAAACAAATTGCCCGAATTGAAGTGAACGGCGCGATTGCCGGTGCCACTCGCAAACGAGTGCTAGAAGCCCTCAAAACTGTTGAAGAAAAAAAATTCCCCGCCTTGCTGCTGCGAATTGACAGTCCGGGAGGTACGGTGGGAGATTCCCAGGAAATCTACAGCGCTTTAAAGCGGCTGCGAGAGAAAGTCAAAATTGTTGCCAGTTTTGGCAATATTTCGGCCTCTGGAGGTGTCTATATCGGGATGGGTGCTGAGCATATCGTGGCGAATCCGGGGACGATCACCGGCAGCATCGGCGTGATTCTGCGAGGCAATAATTTAGAACGCCTGCTGGAAAAAGTCGGGGTTTCTTTCAAAGTTATTAAGTCTGGCCCTTACAAAGACATTTTGGCGTTTGATCGAGAATTAACTGAGCCAGAAAAAGATATTCTGCAACAGTTGATCGATACCAGTTACCAACAGTTTGTGCAAACCGTTGCTGAAGCGCGAAATTTGGCAGTCGATACGGTCAAAAGCTTTGCCGATGGTCGAATTTTTACGGGACAACAAGCTTTAGAACTGGGCGTTGTTGACCGGCTAGGAACAGAAGAGGACGCTCGCCGCTGGGCAGCAGAACTCGTGGGACTCGATCCTGAAAAAACCCAGTGTTACACCCTGGAAGAACGTAAACCCTTATTAAGCCGGATCTTGGGAGAAAGTCAGGTAACATCCAGTCTGTCTGCCGGCATCGAGTGGATGGATTTTGAGATGTCTGCGAGCGGTCTACCCTTGTGGATGTATCGACCTTAATTTAGGATTGAGCGGTCAGTGAGAAGCGAAAAACGTGAAAAGTGAAGAATGGAGTCAAAGCGATTTTTTAATGTTTAAAGATTTCGCTTAGATTGGAGATTTTCTGCGATAGGGAATTGACACTGTAGAAAAAAAGAAAAATTTTCTAGCCGGCAATCCCCAATTTGCGATTCTCAATTCTGAACTTTCACTTTTCAATTCTCATTGCCGGTGGGGGTGCTGATCAATACAAATATACATAGGAGAGTTTTGGCGTGGAGTGGAGAGTTCGAGCGATTCGTGGGGCAACAACTGTTTCGGAAAATACGGTTGAAGCGATTCGAGAAGCGGTGACAGAACTGTTAGATGAACTGGAAGCGCGAAATCAGTTAGATCCGGAACAGATCATTAGTGCCACGTTTTCAGCCACCCGTGATTTGGATGTAATTTTTCCAGCAGCGATTGCCCGTGCTCGCCCCGGATGGGACTGTGTTCCTCTGTTGGATGTACAGCAAATGCACGTGGTGGGGGGCTTAGAACTTTGCATCCGGTTTCTCATCCATGTCAATATCTCAGCCTCCCAAGTCGAGATTCACCATCCCTATTTAAGACAGGCGAAAAATCTCAGACCTGATTGGAGTTTAGCACCCAGTTAGTGTTAGCAGCCGGCAGCTAAGAAGAATTAAAAATTGAGATTGTTCTTAGTTTTTAATTCTTCCTTTTTTTTCGTCAGGGGTGCATCTCATTTTTGCAAAAATATGGGAGTGGGAGCATCTTGCTCCCTGATCTGACAACACGCGGGCAAGATGCCGGCACTCCAAATTGACAAAAATGAGATGCACGCAACGAGCATTTTGAAAGTCAAGATGAGTTAGAAGATGTTTTGGCGACCAGATGTTTTGTTCTTCAAGCAATGAGTCAGGAAATCAAAAATATTACCAATTCTTACTGGTTTAACTCTGGTTGAACTGGGCTTGATTTGTTAGTAGTAGAACATAACCGGATTTCGTATTACCCATTGAATTAGCGGGCACTTTGATTTAAGATTGTTTCAATTTGATTCTGTACTTGTTCAAGTTCTCGACGTTTGTCAGCCAGCCGAACCTTTTCGGCCTCGCATTCTGCTTGATTTTGGCGATCGCGATTTTCCTGCTGTTCTAATAAATTCTCCCACAGCGAGATCGCTTTTGACATCACATCACTATTCGCATCAGCGCGATCGGCAAATACTGCAATAATTCTTTGTTGTACCTTCTCAAAAATAGACTCTGCCGATTCGCCAAATTTCTCAAAGCCTAACTCACAAACTTTTTCCTTAATCTGAGCTTTAACAGCATCGCCATCTAAAAAACTCAAGCCCAAACCGCCACCAGCACCAGCCGCTAAGCCACCCAAAATAACTCCTATAAAACCAAGTCCTGTAAAAAATAGCAACGCAGCACCAACTGCTGCACCAATTCCTAAACCCCCAAAAAATCCACCATCCTCAATCTCGCCAATTGATGAAGCTATTCCGCTTCCACTGCTGCCAATTCCGCCTAAGCTACCTGCTGTTGCTAAGTTATTGAATTGAGCGACAAGGCTAGTGCTGAGTTGCTGGTCAAACTGTTGAAATTGTTGTCGTATTGCATAAATATCTTCACCGATTTGGCTGTCTAGCACTCCCATATTTTGTTTTAAAATAGACTCTACTTTTTGATTGCCCCAGTCATCAATTTCTTTGGTGATGTCTCGTACAAATTTATCTGCATAATCTTTAGTCAACTTGTCTCGACTCATGATGTGTCCGTGTTGAGAAGTCCAGCGATGACTTTTTGCCATCAGGCGTTCTCCCAACCCTTCCAACCATTCATTCCAAGATTCAATAACTTTGTCTGCCGATTGCTCCATCAGTTCCTCAGCTAACAATCTAATTTTTACATCGCGTCCGCTTGCTTCCGCCATCAGTTCAAATATTTTCTGTTGATCTCCTTGAGAAAGTGTCAATTTTCCTTGTAGCATTTCCCTATATTGACTCAATTCATCGCAGCCAGTATTAATAATTTGCTTAATTCCGGCTGCGGATTGCTCAAGCGCGACCGCCCCCCGTTCAACTGTCAAAAACTGTTCGAGAGATTTGGTAAAATACTGAAAAGATTTCACATACTCATTTTCCGTTCCGTCCAAAATCGCCTCAAGTGCAGATTGAGCCGAAATAAAATGAATTCGGTTTTCACCAGCCATCAAATTTTGACTCTTAACAATCGTTTCTACCCTTTGTTTTACCTGTTTGCGGCTTTCTTCCCGACGCAGCAAATCGGCAAAATTAACTAAAACAAAAATACTCTTCACACCTTCATCATTTTTCCCAGGATTCAACTCTTTTTTCAAATACAACAGCAGTTCTCGCTCTTTTTCTGTCAAAGCATTTTGAGCATGAGTCAAAAAAATCACCGCATCAGTTGTTTTGAGAACCTGTTCCGTAACTAACGTGCGTTCCGCTTGTTCGTTCAATCCGGGAGAATCAATAATTTCTACACCATTGCGGCACAATTCGAGATTCGGATGCTCGAAAATGATTTCTTTGATTTCTGAATTGACAATTTCATCTCCAAAAGAACCTAAAGCTGCTTCCTCAGAAATCGAGGCTTTATCTTTATATTGCTCAGGTGAAATCTCCTCTTCGCTTCCGTCTTTGTATTTGCAAATCACTCGCTGCTGCGGCCCGTATTTCAAAACCGTTACCGTACCGCTACAGGGAATATCCCGCACTGGTTGAATTTCTTCGCCCAGCAAAGCATTGAGTAAAGTAGATTTTCCTTTGCTAAACTCGCCGACAACAGCAACGCGAAACCGCTGAGATTGTAATTTACGAGATATCTTTGTTACTTCTTCTGTTAAATTAGGAGATAGCACGTTGCGCTCGCTTCCATCTAGAAGAGTCAAATAAAGTTTGCCACAAACTGCATCCAATTGTTGTCTATACTCCTGAAACTTTTTCAACTCCTGATATGACGAGACTGAATGCTTTTGATTTTTTTGCTGTTTCGGTTTTGCTGGTAAATGTCCGATGATGTGACTTGCAGCACGGACAAGCAAAGAATCTAGAGATTGAAATTGGGCAGGATCGAGTAACGAGTGGACTTCTGCTAAAGCATCTGTATCGTTTATTGCTTGATTGCTAAAACTCGCTTCCAAAACACCCAAAAATCGCGCATCGATGCCGAGTCTGTTGGCGATGATTTTCAAATACTCTTTTTCGCGTTTATCTAGTGTCCCATCTGCTGCTGACATCTTATACCCAAAACTAATTAGCAGCAGTTTTTCCTCCTCGGAAAAGCACGATGTCAGCGCCAGCAACTCCGTCAATTTCTTGTAAACTTGCTGATCTCGCACGCCCTTAACCATCGCCATTACCAATTGGCGCAAACTGTTGTTAGCGGGGATGAGTTCCGTCAAAGTTGCCCGCAGTCGCTGCATTTCCTCAGCGTCAACCGTACCGTCGGCATAGATGACTCCCAACAACACCGTCACCAGCCCTCCCAGAAAAAGCACAGGCGGAGTAATATCCTCTTTTCGTAGTTTTTGCCCTGTCAGCAGCGAAACAAGCTCAATTGTTTGGGGACTAATTAACGAAGTATTCATTTGCAGCGCCTAATAATATTTCTTTTATTAAATGGATCATAATAGATCAGTTATTGCGTTGGTTTCTACCAGGGTAAAAATTTATGATGAACTTTGTATTTCCCTCAGCGGTACAGGCTGCGATCGAGGCGGGTAAGTACGCACAAGTGTTTACATCCGCTGGAGTGCCGATCGGCATGGCGAGGGATGCAGCAACGGGACAGTTTGCTGCCCATGCCGTTGGCGCGGTTGTCAATAACAGCCCGCTATCGCCGTTAGTGTCTCCCGTGCAGCTTGCAATGGGCGGCTTGCAGATGTACCAAAACCACATGGGCTTTCAAGCCGTCCAAGCCAGTTTGGGCGTGCTGCAAGCGACAACAGCCGTCATTGGTGTGGGAGTTGCGGCTGGGGTAGCTTTGTCGGCGGTGAATTTGCACCAGACTTTGAAACTAAAAAAAGCAGTAGAGAGGCTGGAAGTTAAAGTAGAAAATGGTTTCATCAATTTAGAACAACTTTTGAAAGGTCAAGGCGCGGAAATTAAACAATTAATTTCTGAAGTGGTTGCAGATATAAAATTTCAGAACCATCGCCTAGTCTTAGTGCGGGCTTACGGGTTATTTAATCAAGCAATTCAACGAATGCGCTCAGCTTTGCAACTGCAAGATATTAATCGCCGCAATGCTGAAATTGATGCTGCGCGGGGGATGCTGTTTGAAGCTTTAGCTGATTACAAAAATCCGCATTTATTAGAAGAAACTTGTGCAGCGGGACAGTTGCGGCGGTTAGAGTGCAGTTGGGCGATCGAGCAAAGTATTATCGGCACGTATCAGGTACAAAATGAATTTGGTGCTGCGGGCGATCGGCTTTCTCAACTTCAACAACAAATCCGTCAAGATGGCTTAACAGTAATTGCTGGCTGTGACTCTGACGACGAACTAGATTTTCTGTTTCCTGAAATCACGCGAATTCACAATCACGATTTAGCTACATTAGACACTTGGCAAAATCAGATTGACTGGATAAAATCTTTGTCGCAAAGTGAGTTAAAGCAGTT of Microcoleus sp. FACHB-68 contains these proteins:
- a CDS encoding glycosyltransferase family 4 protein, which codes for MTGKSINSLKLLFLSTPVGQLGSGLGGGVELTLYNIALEMHRRGHHLDIVAPAGSRLDSFPIKEIAGELQITAQTQERDALICMPGNSLLANMWECARQIQGNYDLIVNFAYDWLPFYLTPFFNCPIAHFVSMGSLSDAMDQIVEQVAIQFPGTIGLYTKSQAETFALKSSELNSSWCEVLGSGVDLSLYDFCASPAPQLAWLGRIAPEKALEDAVAAAQIAGIPLKIFGKMQDDAYWKQICQEYPDAPVEYMGFFSTQKLQEQLGKCQAMLMTPRWVEAFGNVAIEALACGVPVIAYRRGGPAEIVQDGKTGFLVEPDSVEGLVNAIKRLDEIDRLECRRQAETEYSLEALGDRMEQWFQTIKQLANPSS
- a CDS encoding HEAT repeat domain-containing protein; translated protein: MVLYRSTVLLVTCASCLGFAPSPAKGFIHPNRTGEISITPLEGAVVLNSLQVAQANAPAGIERPPLGPGDRHPAVRELQKTLKTLGYYSGAENGVYEATTAEAVAQFQAGAGLEADGVVGSTTWDRLQIAQNQAKPAPSPDAQKASNSKSNLSKLLQGKTKWLLLGFGVIVVAGIVAGIFNLLMRSGEDEEDLDPDSRPSRTPQHPGPAESENSHNLHHKATNSGIRQHNYDSNGYPELGATGSEKRDEKEPVDSTPPEFLAVEEITRLQKIDIIDELIKDLQKPDPAKRRKAIWELGQRGDSRAVQPLVNLMVDSDSKQRSLILAALSEIGTRTLKPMNRALAVSLQDDNAEVRKNAIRDLTRIYELVSQMSQILRHAIDDPDDEVRETANWALAQLSNIRGLPVGENRTSRSNSANPPEDSTGEF
- a CDS encoding DMT family transporter, coding for MYLRLSESKLPLATLLLIAPFFLWGTAMVAMKGVIPNTTPLFMAGVRLLPAGVLVLIAAAMMGRPALKGWGAWLWVAFFALVDGAMFQGFLAEGLLRTGAGLGSVMIDSQPLAVAILSWWLFGERIGFWGWLGLGVGVVGIALIGLPDEWILGLFQQGIASVPVEIENLFENGEWLMLLAALSMAVGTVTIRYVCRYADAVVATGWHMILGGIALLTLSAGTESQQWVNIDLSGWAALAYATIFGSALAYGLFFYFASTGSLTSLSALTFLTPVFALLFGNLFLAEVLSPLQSIGVCLTIVSIYLINQRDTIAQKLRLGRTVGQTIASAEETAAENRLLLQSSESKSVELPVTIRIAESETEI
- the sppA gene encoding signal peptide peptidase SppA, with the translated sequence MIWPFNKFRKQIARIEVNGAIAGATRKRVLEALKTVEEKKFPALLLRIDSPGGTVGDSQEIYSALKRLREKVKIVASFGNISASGGVYIGMGAEHIVANPGTITGSIGVILRGNNLERLLEKVGVSFKVIKSGPYKDILAFDRELTEPEKDILQQLIDTSYQQFVQTVAEARNLAVDTVKSFADGRIFTGQQALELGVVDRLGTEEDARRWAAELVGLDPEKTQCYTLEERKPLLSRILGESQVTSSLSAGIEWMDFEMSASGLPLWMYRP
- the aroH gene encoding chorismate mutase, translated to MEWRVRAIRGATTVSENTVEAIREAVTELLDELEARNQLDPEQIISATFSATRDLDVIFPAAIARARPGWDCVPLLDVQQMHVVGGLELCIRFLIHVNISASQVEIHHPYLRQAKNLRPDWSLAPS
- a CDS encoding dynamin family protein → MNTSLISPQTIELVSLLTGQKLRKEDITPPVLFLGGLVTVLLGVIYADGTVDAEEMQRLRATLTELIPANNSLRQLVMAMVKGVRDQQVYKKLTELLALTSCFSEEEKLLLISFGYKMSAADGTLDKREKEYLKIIANRLGIDARFLGVLEASFSNQAINDTDALAEVHSLLDPAQFQSLDSLLVRAASHIIGHLPAKPKQQKNQKHSVSSYQELKKFQEYRQQLDAVCGKLYLTLLDGSERNVLSPNLTEEVTKISRKLQSQRFRVAVVGEFSKGKSTLLNALLGEEIQPVRDIPCSGTVTVLKYGPQQRVICKYKDGSEEEISPEQYKDKASISEEAALGSFGDEIVNSEIKEIIFEHPNLELCRNGVEIIDSPGLNEQAERTLVTEQVLKTTDAVIFLTHAQNALTEKERELLLYLKKELNPGKNDEGVKSIFVLVNFADLLRREESRKQVKQRVETIVKSQNLMAGENRIHFISAQSALEAILDGTENEYVKSFQYFTKSLEQFLTVERGAVALEQSAAGIKQIINTGCDELSQYREMLQGKLTLSQGDQQKIFELMAEASGRDVKIRLLAEELMEQSADKVIESWNEWLEGLGERLMAKSHRWTSQHGHIMSRDKLTKDYADKFVRDITKEIDDWGNQKVESILKQNMGVLDSQIGEDIYAIRQQFQQFDQQLSTSLVAQFNNLATAGSLGGIGSSGSGIASSIGEIEDGGFFGGLGIGAAVGAALLFFTGLGFIGVILGGLAAGAGGGLGLSFLDGDAVKAQIKEKVCELGFEKFGESAESIFEKVQQRIIAVFADRADANSDVMSKAISLWENLLEQQENRDRQNQAECEAEKVRLADKRRELEQVQNQIETILNQSAR